Proteins from one Thermosipho japonicus genomic window:
- a CDS encoding F0F1 ATP synthase subunit C, with product MEKSLADALIIMGKAIGAGLAMGIGAIGPGIGEGNIGAHAMDAMARQPEMVGTITTRMLLADAVAESTGIYSLLIAFLILLTL from the coding sequence ATGGAAAAAAGCTTGGCAGATGCATTAATCATCATGGGTAAAGCAATCGGTGCAGGTCTTGCAATGGGTATAGGAGCTATTGGTCCTGGTATAGGTGAAGGTAACATTGGTGCACATGCAATGGATGCAATGGCAAGACAACCTGAAATGGTTGGAACAATCACAACTCGTATGTTACTTGCAGACGCTGTTGCTGAATCAACAGGTATTTACTCCCTTTTGATTGCTTTCTTAATACTTCTTACATTATAA
- the atpD gene encoding F0F1 ATP synthase subunit beta gives MSKKSKGKILRVIGPVVDVQFEEGDLPDIYDALVVINPQTGKKLVLEVEQLIGDNAVRTVALDTTDGLMRGLEVENTGEPIKVPVGKGALGRMFNVIGEPIDGKENEIKDVEYWPIHKAPPSITEQSTSVEILETGIKVIDLLAPFPKGGKIGFFGGAGVGKTVLVMELIRNIAIEHHGFSMFAGVGERTREGNELYLDMQEAEVLDNTVLVFGQMNEPPGARFRVALTALTMAEYFRDVEGRDVLLFIDNIFRFVQAGSEVSALLGRMPSAVGYQPTLATDMGELQERITSTKKGSITSVQAIYVPADDITDPAPATTFTHLDATVVLSRRRAALGLYPAVDPLDSTSKMLDPNIIGQEHYEVARGVQEILQRYKDLQDIIAILGMEELSEEDKLIVQRARKIERFLSQPVHVAEKFSNIPGKYVPINETIRGFKEILEGKYDDLPEMAFYMVGTIDEAVEKAKQLQKK, from the coding sequence GTGTCAAAAAAGTCTAAAGGAAAGATCCTAAGAGTAATTGGTCCAGTTGTTGACGTGCAATTTGAAGAAGGAGATCTACCTGATATATACGATGCTCTTGTTGTCATAAATCCACAAACAGGAAAAAAATTAGTACTTGAAGTTGAACAACTAATTGGTGATAACGCTGTTAGAACTGTTGCACTTGATACAACAGATGGTTTGATGAGAGGATTAGAGGTTGAAAACACAGGAGAACCTATTAAAGTACCTGTTGGAAAAGGTGCTCTTGGTAGAATGTTTAATGTTATTGGAGAGCCTATAGATGGTAAAGAAAATGAAATCAAAGACGTTGAATATTGGCCAATCCACAAAGCTCCACCTTCAATCACTGAACAATCAACATCAGTTGAAATTTTAGAGACTGGTATAAAAGTTATTGACCTTCTTGCTCCATTCCCAAAAGGTGGAAAAATAGGATTTTTCGGCGGTGCTGGTGTTGGAAAAACAGTTTTGGTTATGGAGCTTATTAGAAATATAGCAATTGAGCACCACGGATTTTCTATGTTTGCAGGAGTTGGTGAAAGAACTAGGGAAGGAAATGAATTGTATCTTGATATGCAAGAAGCAGAAGTTTTAGATAACACTGTCCTTGTTTTCGGGCAAATGAATGAGCCACCAGGAGCAAGGTTTAGGGTAGCATTAACTGCATTAACAATGGCTGAATATTTTAGAGATGTAGAAGGAAGAGATGTATTATTATTTATTGACAATATCTTCAGATTCGTTCAAGCAGGTAGTGAGGTGTCGGCGTTACTCGGAAGAATGCCATCTGCTGTTGGTTACCAGCCAACATTAGCAACCGATATGGGTGAATTACAGGAAAGAATTACTTCAACCAAAAAAGGGTCTATTACTTCAGTTCAAGCAATTTACGTTCCTGCAGACGATATTACTGACCCTGCACCAGCAACTACATTCACTCACCTTGATGCAACGGTTGTTTTGTCAAGAAGAAGGGCTGCACTTGGTCTATATCCTGCAGTTGATCCTCTTGATTCAACATCAAAAATGCTCGATCCTAACATTATTGGCCAAGAACACTATGAAGTAGCAAGAGGTGTCCAAGAAATATTGCAGAGATATAAAGATCTCCAAGATATTATTGCTATTCTTGGTATGGAAGAACTTTCTGAGGAAGATAAATTAATAGTTCAAAGAGCTAGAAAAATAGAAAGATTCTTAAGTCAACCAGTTCACGTTGCTGAAAAGTTCAGTAACATTCCTGGAAAATATGTTCCTATAAATGAAACAATTAGAGGATTTAAAGAAATATTAGAAGGAAAATATGATGACTTACCAGAAATGGCCTTCTATATGGTTGGAACAATTGATGAGGCTGTTGAAAAAGCAAAGCAATTACAGAAAAAATAA
- a CDS encoding aminopeptidase P family protein gives MNLVNLLNEKGLDTLLVLNFEGSNKPTTRFISGFSGSFSGIIFSKDKRIIATDSRYWEQVKLESEFDLVKFKGDKKFLDLIVELLKDIKAKNVGIEKDKTSAKVMEYLINKLDGVEFIDVSQELLRLRAVKTDEEIELIRKAIYIAEEAFKKTLEIVKVGMTEKEFAAYLEYQIKMLGGDKFSFDTIVASGWRGSLPHGIASEKTIEKGEPVVVDWGAFYKGYASDLTRVFCIGEPSEEVKKVHNVVYKAQEKAIEIARASLTGAEIDLAAREHIKDEGYGEYFGHSLGHGIGLEVHEEPRLSYLNNEKLPANSVVTVEPGIYLPNKFGIRIEDDILLTESGCEVLSSLPRDIFIV, from the coding sequence ATGAATTTAGTAAATTTACTAAACGAAAAAGGATTAGATACTTTATTAGTTCTTAATTTTGAAGGCTCTAACAAACCAACTACAAGATTTATTTCTGGTTTTAGTGGAAGCTTTTCTGGTATAATATTTTCAAAAGATAAAAGGATAATTGCAACTGATTCAAGATATTGGGAACAAGTAAAATTGGAATCAGAATTTGATCTTGTAAAGTTCAAAGGTGATAAAAAATTTTTAGATCTTATAGTTGAACTCCTAAAAGATATTAAAGCAAAAAACGTTGGAATTGAAAAAGATAAAACGTCAGCAAAAGTTATGGAATATTTAATCAATAAGCTTGATGGTGTTGAATTTATAGATGTCTCACAAGAGCTTTTAAGGCTTAGAGCGGTTAAAACAGATGAGGAAATTGAATTAATAAGGAAGGCAATTTATATTGCAGAAGAAGCTTTCAAAAAAACTCTGGAAATCGTTAAAGTTGGTATGACTGAAAAAGAATTTGCAGCTTACCTTGAATACCAAATTAAAATGCTTGGTGGAGATAAATTTTCATTTGATACAATCGTTGCGTCCGGATGGCGTGGTTCCCTTCCACACGGAATAGCAAGTGAAAAAACCATAGAAAAAGGCGAGCCTGTTGTTGTTGACTGGGGAGCATTTTACAAAGGATACGCAAGTGATTTAACTAGAGTATTCTGTATCGGTGAGCCTTCTGAAGAAGTCAAAAAAGTTCACAATGTTGTATACAAAGCTCAAGAAAAAGCTATAGAAATTGCTAGAGCATCTTTAACAGGTGCTGAAATTGACCTTGCTGCTAGAGAACACATTAAAGATGAAGGATACGGAGAGTATTTTGGACACTCATTAGGGCATGGTATAGGATTAGAAGTACATGAAGAACCAAGATTAAGTTATTTAAACAATGAAAAATTACCAGCAAATTCCGTTGTAACTGTAGAACCAGGAATTTATTTACCAAACAAGTTTGGTATTAGAATCGAGGACGATATTCTGCTCACTGAAAGCGGCTGTGAAGTTTTAAGTAGTCTTCCAAGAGATATTTTTATAGTATGA
- the atpF gene encoding F0F1 ATP synthase subunit B, whose protein sequence is MDMFEINLTSVVQLMSFLLLLYFLKKFLYDKYFEVMDARKEKIEGEIAKAEQLRKEAEKLKNEATEELRKIRSEADSIIKKAKDEAENIISDAKKKAEDEASKIIAAAKDEIERQRAEMIKEVEQRVGEIAVALAMKVLKGTLDEKAKREYLVKVLKGSEK, encoded by the coding sequence ATGGATATGTTTGAAATTAATTTGACATCAGTTGTGCAACTGATGAGTTTTTTGTTACTTTTATACTTCTTAAAGAAATTCCTCTACGATAAATATTTTGAGGTTATGGACGCAAGAAAAGAAAAGATAGAAGGAGAAATAGCAAAAGCTGAACAATTAAGGAAAGAAGCTGAAAAGCTTAAAAATGAAGCAACAGAAGAACTAAGGAAAATTAGAAGCGAAGCTGATTCAATAATTAAAAAGGCAAAAGACGAAGCTGAAAATATTATAAGCGATGCCAAGAAAAAAGCTGAAGATGAAGCTTCTAAAATCATAGCTGCAGCAAAAGATGAAATTGAAAGGCAACGTGCAGAAATGATAAAGGAAGTGGAACAAAGGGTTGGAGAAATCGCGGTTGCTCTTGCAATGAAAGTTCTCAAAGGCACATTGGACGAAAAGGCAAAGAGGGAATATCTTGTGAAAGTTTTAAAGGGGTCTGAAAAATGA
- a CDS encoding ribosome hibernation promotion factor produces MDYRVSAKGFDLTNAVKNYIEKRFQKVDRVLEDEVHLDIKLEKDATSFIGKAMMHYLGKDLVVTETSDDIYNLIDILSDAFEKKLKREREYARTRNKSNLKGLGEVFTDEMPVEESKEKISSVKRVNLMITSVEEAIAQMEVMNHEFFVFRNMETDEINMLIKGKDGNFVLYEFQE; encoded by the coding sequence ATGGATTACAGAGTATCTGCAAAAGGATTTGATTTAACAAATGCTGTAAAAAATTATATTGAAAAAAGATTTCAAAAGGTTGATAGGGTTTTAGAAGACGAAGTCCATCTTGATATTAAATTAGAAAAAGATGCTACTAGTTTTATTGGAAAAGCAATGATGCATTATCTCGGCAAAGATCTTGTAGTTACAGAAACTTCCGATGATATTTACAACTTAATTGATATCCTATCAGATGCATTCGAAAAAAAATTAAAAAGGGAAAGAGAATATGCAAGAACTAGAAATAAATCAAATTTGAAGGGTCTTGGTGAGGTCTTTACAGACGAAATGCCTGTAGAAGAGTCTAAAGAAAAGATATCATCAGTTAAAAGAGTAAATCTAATGATAACAAGTGTTGAAGAAGCAATCGCGCAAATGGAAGTTATGAATCATGAATTCTTCGTTTTTAGAAATATGGAAACAGATGAAATCAATATGTTAATTAAGGGAAAAGATGGTAATTTCGTTTTATATGAATTTCAGGAATAA
- the atpB gene encoding F0F1 ATP synthase subunit A, giving the protein MKKKISTGLLIFLIIYTVVGIINAIYFVPKDTAEVTKGLANRWIVQFSDTKAWYTRINPLTLIMSWAIIIGLIIFAVRVGKNFKVIPDRKQALSESVMDFMYEVVESVIDDPKFVKPTFMIATTLFIYISIANIIGGAIPGINVSVIDGHVKFTLFQDTWFSPTADLNTNLTYALMVFVISHAFAIKAKGFGGWLKSWMEPTPIMLPMNIIGELAKPISHSLRLFGNIGGGAILTFMLSYLVKYLFMPVVFWGYFGMFVGLVQALVFSMLAVAYISEKIS; this is encoded by the coding sequence ATGAAAAAAAAGATTAGCACAGGTCTTTTAATATTTTTAATAATTTATACTGTAGTTGGAATTATCAATGCCATCTACTTTGTACCGAAAGACACTGCTGAGGTAACAAAAGGACTTGCCAACAGATGGATAGTACAATTTTCTGATACAAAAGCTTGGTACACACGAATTAATCCTCTAACTCTAATAATGAGTTGGGCTATAATTATAGGCCTTATTATTTTCGCAGTACGCGTTGGAAAAAATTTTAAAGTTATTCCAGATAGAAAGCAAGCTCTATCTGAATCTGTAATGGACTTTATGTATGAAGTTGTAGAAAGTGTTATTGATGATCCAAAGTTTGTAAAGCCTACCTTTATGATTGCAACCACCTTGTTTATCTACATATCGATCGCTAACATAATTGGTGGTGCAATTCCAGGTATAAATGTAAGTGTGATAGATGGTCACGTTAAATTTACTCTCTTCCAGGATACTTGGTTTTCACCAACCGCTGATCTGAATACAAATCTAACTTATGCATTAATGGTCTTTGTAATAAGCCATGCGTTTGCAATTAAAGCAAAGGGATTTGGTGGATGGCTTAAATCATGGATGGAACCAACACCAATAATGCTTCCGATGAATATCATTGGTGAACTTGCAAAACCAATCTCTCACTCTTTAAGGCTTTTTGGAAACATTGGTGGAGGTGCAATTTTAACATTTATGCTCTCGTATCTAGTTAAGTATCTATTTATGCCTGTTGTATTTTGGGGTTACTTTGGTATGTTTGTCGGTTTGGTTCAAGCACTTGTGTTTTCAATGTTAGCAGTTGCATATATTTCAGAAAAAATATCATAA
- a CDS encoding F0F1 ATP synthase subunit epsilon — protein sequence MKLKIYSPNGLMFEKDVTVVTVRTVEGEMGLLERRAPIIAKLKVDKVVAKDNTQTYEYVIDDGFLHCDGENVIIVTEDIKKEIDPHKYLGG from the coding sequence TTGAAGCTAAAAATTTATTCACCAAACGGTTTAATGTTTGAAAAGGATGTTACCGTGGTAACTGTTAGAACTGTTGAAGGGGAAATGGGATTACTTGAAAGGCGTGCTCCAATAATTGCTAAACTAAAAGTTGACAAAGTTGTTGCAAAAGATAACACACAAACATACGAATACGTTATTGATGACGGTTTTTTACATTGTGATGGCGAAAATGTTATAATAGTAACAGAGGATATAAAAAAAGAAATAGATCCACATAAGTATTTGGGAGGATAG
- the ruvX gene encoding Holliday junction resolvase RuvX, protein MIIAIDYGNNKCGYAIGNNFISKSGTVKTKDIMKIISNTKKIVMGIPLSMSGNYSTQSLKVLTFANKLVEKGYDVFLIDERLTTKMASSFGIKDDDAFSARQIFMDFVQNPSVAQKFRKEKFLNLDLREENVLFYEVPPSKKIKADALTKDYSIAFLHLSIGNFTYSNPDTLDKKYNIVITKKEFEKNGKNFLKSGGKIILV, encoded by the coding sequence ATGATAATAGCAATAGACTATGGAAATAACAAATGCGGATACGCAATAGGAAACAACTTTATTTCAAAAAGTGGCACTGTAAAAACTAAAGATATTATGAAAATTATCTCAAATACCAAAAAAATCGTCATGGGCATACCATTGTCGATGAGTGGAAATTACTCAACACAGAGCCTTAAAGTTCTAACATTTGCAAATAAATTAGTAGAAAAAGGATACGATGTTTTTTTAATAGATGAACGGCTAACTACAAAAATGGCAAGCTCCTTTGGTATTAAAGATGATGACGCCTTTAGCGCAAGACAAATCTTTATGGATTTTGTACAAAATCCAAGTGTTGCTCAAAAATTTAGAAAAGAAAAATTTTTAAATTTAGATCTAAGGGAAGAAAACGTATTATTTTATGAAGTTCCACCTTCAAAAAAGATTAAAGCTGACGCACTAACCAAAGATTATTCAATAGCCTTTTTGCACTTAAGTATTGGAAATTTTACATATTCAAATCCCGATACACTTGACAAAAAATATAATATAGTCATTACAAAAAAAGAATTTGAAAAAAATGGGAAGAATTTTTTGAAAAGTGGTGGTAAAATTATATTAGTTTAG
- a CDS encoding ATPase, whose amino-acid sequence MKDEKIVKQFIYVIIFIALIVITIGSIITKNKTTFIVSYILGTLGAILYIISLYHDIISLNLKRKISKKGYYIRYIFSASIFLLVGVIFEEKLTAIISAFLGLINVKISAYLVGFLFGGGWHEKKD is encoded by the coding sequence ATGAAAGACGAAAAAATAGTTAAACAATTTATTTATGTTATAATATTTATAGCTTTAATTGTAATAACTATTGGTAGTATTATTACAAAAAACAAAACGACGTTTATAGTAAGTTACATTTTAGGTACACTTGGCGCAATTTTATACATAATTTCGCTATATCACGATATAATTAGTCTGAATTTGAAAAGAAAAATCAGCAAAAAAGGATATTACATTCGTTACATTTTTTCAGCCAGTATTTTTCTTTTAGTGGGAGTCATTTTTGAAGAAAAACTCACAGCAATTATTAGTGCTTTTTTAGGATTGATAAATGTAAAAATTTCTGCGTATCTAGTGGGCTTTTTATTTGGAGGTGGCTGGCATGAAAAAAAAGATTAG
- the atpA gene encoding F0F1 ATP synthase subunit alpha, which produces MRINPGEIVKVLESKIEGFKEEINLEDVGKVIQVGDGIARAYGLNNVMANEMVEFVETGTIGVAFNLEEDNVGIIILGDYKGIKEGHTVRRLKKIMQVPVGEALLGRVVNPLGEPVDGLGPIEAKEFRDVEVKAPGVIYRKPVDTPLQTGIKIIDALIPIGRGQRELIIGDRQTGKTAIAIDTIINQKGKGVYCVYVAIGQKASAVARLVSKLKEAGAMEYTTVVVASAADNAALQYIAPYAGCAMGEYFLYNGKDALVIYDDLSKHAVAYRQLSLLLRRPPGREAYPGDVFYLHSRLLERAARLDEKYGGGSLTALPIIETQANDISAYIPTNVISITDGQIYLEPSLFYAGQRPAVNIGLSVSRVGGAAQIKAMKKVAGSLKLDLAQYQELETFAQFATELDPATQAQITRGQRLMELMKQEQYAPMEVEEQVAVLYAGINGYLDDLEVEKVRLFEKKLIEFLKDKKSEILNKIREEKDLSEETEKMLKEAIEEFKSEFVKVYGK; this is translated from the coding sequence TTGAGAATAAATCCCGGAGAAATTGTAAAAGTACTTGAATCAAAAATTGAAGGATTTAAAGAAGAAATTAATTTAGAAGATGTTGGTAAGGTTATACAAGTCGGTGATGGAATTGCAAGAGCATACGGCTTAAATAACGTTATGGCCAATGAAATGGTTGAGTTTGTTGAAACCGGGACAATAGGTGTTGCATTTAACTTAGAAGAAGATAATGTAGGTATAATAATTCTAGGTGATTATAAAGGAATTAAAGAAGGACATACTGTAAGAAGATTAAAGAAAATAATGCAAGTTCCTGTTGGTGAAGCACTCCTTGGTAGAGTTGTAAACCCACTTGGTGAACCTGTAGATGGCCTTGGACCAATTGAAGCAAAAGAGTTTAGAGATGTTGAAGTAAAAGCACCTGGTGTTATTTACAGAAAACCAGTTGATACACCTCTTCAAACAGGTATAAAAATAATTGATGCTTTGATTCCAATTGGAAGAGGTCAAAGGGAATTAATAATTGGTGATAGGCAAACAGGTAAAACTGCAATAGCAATTGACACAATAATAAACCAAAAAGGAAAAGGTGTATATTGTGTATATGTTGCAATAGGTCAAAAAGCATCTGCTGTTGCAAGATTAGTTAGTAAACTAAAAGAAGCAGGAGCAATGGAATACACCACAGTTGTTGTTGCAAGTGCTGCAGATAATGCCGCATTGCAATACATTGCTCCATACGCAGGCTGTGCAATGGGGGAATACTTCCTCTATAATGGAAAAGATGCATTAGTTATTTATGATGACCTTTCAAAGCATGCTGTTGCATACAGACAACTTTCTCTTTTACTTAGAAGGCCACCTGGACGTGAAGCTTATCCAGGAGATGTTTTCTATTTACACTCTAGACTTCTTGAAAGAGCAGCAAGATTAGATGAAAAATACGGTGGAGGCTCTTTAACCGCTCTACCAATTATTGAAACTCAAGCAAATGACATATCCGCATATATTCCAACAAATGTTATTTCAATAACTGATGGACAAATTTATCTTGAACCATCTCTATTCTATGCAGGGCAAAGACCTGCTGTAAATATAGGACTTTCTGTTTCCCGTGTTGGTGGAGCTGCACAAATCAAAGCCATGAAAAAGGTTGCAGGTTCATTAAAACTCGACCTTGCACAATACCAAGAACTTGAAACATTTGCTCAGTTTGCTACAGAACTTGATCCAGCAACTCAAGCACAAATTACTAGAGGTCAAAGATTAATGGAACTAATGAAACAAGAACAATACGCTCCTATGGAAGTTGAAGAACAAGTTGCTGTTCTATATGCAGGTATAAACGGCTATCTGGATGATCTTGAAGTGGAAAAAGTAAGACTCTTTGAAAAAAAATTAATAGAATTTCTAAAAGATAAAAAGTCAGAAATTTTAAACAAAATTAGAGAGGAGAAAGATCTTTCAGAAGAAACTGAAAAAATGCTAAAAGAAGCAATTGAAGAATTCAAAAGTGAATTTGTCAAAGTATATGGGAAGTGA
- a CDS encoding DegV family protein: MIAFIADSSFDMPNVKTKYPILFAPLRVIIDGKEFVDKVNLTVDQFYEMLKDAENFSTSLPNPKETEELIKKLYDEYDKIYMLSLSSKLSGTFNMFQMISQNFKDKVKVLDLKTTSIESYAIFRKLVEYAEKDIEITQDIVDKIRKNLKMYFAVMDLKYLEKGGRIGKAKALLGKMLKIKPILSVDETGAVESIAMERKLSSLVNKLIELGESFLKEHQISDPYFLAAYGSKEYKKYIDRLVQHFNIKDITQISAAVGIHTGPEVFGFVVSS, encoded by the coding sequence ATGATTGCATTTATAGCTGATTCTTCCTTTGATATGCCAAATGTTAAAACAAAATATCCAATACTCTTTGCCCCACTAAGGGTTATAATTGACGGTAAAGAGTTTGTAGACAAAGTTAATTTAACAGTTGATCAATTTTACGAGATGCTTAAAGATGCAGAAAATTTTTCAACTTCTTTGCCTAACCCTAAAGAAACTGAAGAACTAATTAAAAAGTTGTACGATGAATATGACAAAATATACATGCTTTCATTATCAAGTAAATTAAGTGGAACATTTAATATGTTCCAAATGATAAGTCAGAATTTTAAAGACAAAGTAAAGGTATTAGACTTAAAAACCACAAGTATAGAATCATACGCAATTTTTAGAAAACTAGTTGAATATGCAGAAAAAGATATAGAAATCACACAAGATATAGTTGATAAGATAAGAAAAAATTTAAAAATGTACTTTGCCGTTATGGATTTAAAATACCTTGAAAAAGGCGGACGAATTGGAAAAGCAAAGGCTTTACTTGGAAAGATGTTAAAAATAAAACCAATTTTGAGTGTTGATGAAACGGGTGCCGTAGAATCAATTGCAATGGAAAGAAAACTTTCTTCACTTGTAAATAAGCTTATTGAGCTTGGTGAAAGCTTCTTAAAAGAACATCAAATAAGCGATCCGTATTTTTTAGCAGCCTATGGTAGTAAAGAATATAAGAAATATATAGATAGATTAGTGCAACATTTCAATATAAAGGATATTACTCAAATAAGCGCAGCAGTCGGAATCCATACTGGTCCAGAAGTCTTTGGATTTGTTGTCAGTAGTTAA
- a CDS encoding F0F1 ATP synthase subunit delta produces the protein MRYSVIASKYVKALLIVGQKLNKIEKYGEFLSFVKDIYGSFATFFNNPIVKPEQKVLVIKQAFEEIFKESPDEAFLNFINIVFENKREKFIPQMQALYKYAAIDIENKILVNVKTAVKLSDQEIKVINDFVEKYVGKTPVIEETIDESLIAGAVIEFAGKMIDVSIKGRMDKIAKEVFFLRKG, from the coding sequence ATGAGATATTCTGTTATAGCCAGCAAATATGTTAAAGCGTTATTGATTGTCGGGCAAAAATTAAATAAAATTGAAAAATATGGTGAATTTCTATCTTTTGTAAAGGATATTTATGGAAGTTTTGCAACATTTTTCAACAATCCAATTGTAAAACCAGAACAAAAGGTTCTTGTAATAAAACAAGCATTTGAGGAAATTTTTAAAGAAAGCCCAGATGAAGCTTTCTTAAACTTTATCAATATTGTTTTTGAAAACAAAAGAGAAAAATTTATTCCTCAAATGCAAGCACTTTATAAATATGCTGCTATTGATATTGAAAATAAGATATTGGTTAATGTTAAAACTGCTGTAAAGTTATCAGACCAAGAGATAAAAGTTATAAATGATTTTGTAGAAAAATATGTCGGTAAAACCCCTGTAATTGAAGAAACAATTGACGAATCTTTAATTGCAGGAGCAGTTATAGAATTTGCTGGAAAAATGATAGATGTGTCAATAAAGGGAAGAATGGACAAGATTGCTAAGGAAGTTTTTTTCTTAAGAAAGGGGTGA
- a CDS encoding AtpZ/AtpI family protein — protein MKKDNVIKELNKLNLLTLFGATVIGNIVVGYFIGKWLDKIFEKDKLFVIIFLFFGAISGIYNAIRQLLKEVEKVDKNERRKNS, from the coding sequence ATGAAAAAGGACAATGTCATAAAAGAATTAAACAAATTAAACCTTTTAACTCTTTTTGGAGCAACGGTAATAGGTAATATCGTAGTAGGCTATTTTATTGGAAAATGGCTTGATAAAATTTTTGAAAAAGACAAATTATTCGTAATTATTTTTCTGTTTTTCGGTGCTATATCTGGTATTTATAACGCTATACGGCAACTACTGAAAGAAGTTGAAAAGGTTGATAAAAATGAAAGACGAAAAAATAGTTAA
- the atpG gene encoding ATP synthase F1 subunit gamma, protein MSRGKLLSIKKRVQSTESLKKITKAMEMVATARVKKVEKNLEGVREFLNETKRILENIEFVGNHPFITGEGKKALVVISTDMGLCGAFPTEIGRAALNFVEKEGIDYVYAIGNKTIPFFKKHKSTRRIYERIYDVPTFDFAKTLTNDLVNDGVGKIFVVYGKFKNRLMQKPEIVQLTPIEIENTKSSRYEYEPELENLVDSALVFYVATSIYSYAYETKVSELYSRQNAMRNATENADEVIRELTLEFNKERQASITQELIEIVSGAQALQEE, encoded by the coding sequence ATGAGTAGAGGAAAGTTACTTTCAATTAAAAAGAGAGTTCAATCAACCGAATCACTAAAAAAAATCACCAAGGCAATGGAAATGGTTGCTACTGCCAGAGTAAAGAAAGTAGAAAAAAATTTGGAAGGTGTTAGAGAATTTTTAAATGAAACAAAGCGAATTCTTGAAAATATAGAGTTTGTAGGTAATCATCCATTTATAACCGGTGAAGGGAAAAAAGCTCTAGTCGTTATTTCAACCGATATGGGTTTGTGTGGTGCTTTTCCAACTGAGATAGGAAGAGCCGCATTGAATTTTGTTGAAAAAGAAGGTATTGATTACGTTTATGCGATAGGAAATAAAACAATTCCCTTCTTTAAAAAGCATAAAAGTACCAGGAGAATTTATGAAAGAATTTATGATGTTCCTACATTTGATTTTGCCAAAACATTAACAAATGATTTAGTAAATGATGGGGTTGGAAAAATTTTTGTAGTATACGGAAAATTTAAAAATAGACTTATGCAAAAACCTGAAATTGTACAACTTACCCCAATTGAAATTGAAAACACCAAATCTTCAAGATATGAATACGAACCTGAACTAGAAAATCTAGTAGATTCAGCTCTGGTATTTTATGTAGCAACAAGTATATACTCTTACGCATATGAAACAAAAGTTAGTGAATTATACTCACGACAAAATGCTATGAGAAATGCTACAGAAAACGCTGATGAAGTGATTAGAGAACTTACTCTTGAGTTTAATAAAGAAAGACAAGCTTCAATAACCCAGGAGCTTATTGAAATAGTTTCTGGCGCTCAAGCACTGCAAGAGGAATAA